A region from the Medicago truncatula cultivar Jemalong A17 chromosome 6, MtrunA17r5.0-ANR, whole genome shotgun sequence genome encodes:
- the LOC25497219 gene encoding molybdenum cofactor sulfurase, protein MDNLSQNETSQTCPHQCCCNVSIFNSPNSQNTKPKHRNSSSECRRTFASSTTSSVFPNTHFTNHESLPSFQESFNEFNKVYPQYSETEKVDHVRDKEYSHLSFSNHTCLDYIGIGLFSYSQMQQYHDTSKSTHRKTQESLPQFSDMPFFSISCKTGNLKTLLLHGGKDSEFESAMRKRIMNYLNISENDYFMVFTANRTSAFKLVADCYNFQKSRKLLTVYDHESEAVEAMISSSEKRGAKAMSAEFSWPRLRIQSTKLRKMIVSKRKKKKNKGLFVLPLHSRVTGARYPYIWISIAKENGWNVLVDACALGPKDMDCFGLSLFQPDFLICSCYKVFGENPSGFGCLFIKKSATSILETNSSVGIVNLVQEKKQQDSILTLHLDEEEPFYMTSLSSMIQTSQPAKFVEGESSEIKIVEAPSVSKPSEICEIEEVEKQVQIHEKGVKESDKNEHFDIECRCLDQVDSLGLLLINDRARYLINWLVNSMLKLKHPNTEGVSLVTIYGPKVKFDRGPAIAFNIFDWKGEKVEPVLVQKLADRSNISISYGLLHHIWFADKYADEKGRVLKENKKKDNEKVGITVVTAALGFLANFDDIYKLWCFVARFLDADFVEKERWRYTALNQKTVEV, encoded by the coding sequence atggaCAACCTTAGCCAAAATGAAACCTCACAAACATGCCCTCATCAATGTTGTTGCAATGTCTCAATTTTCAACTCACCAAATTcacaaaacacaaaaccaaaacaCAGAAACAGTTCATCAGAATGTCGTCGCACTTTCGCATCATCGACGACATCCTCAGTCTTTCCAAACACTCATTTCACAAACCATGAATCTCTTCCATCATTTCAAGAATCATTCAATGAATTCAATAAAGTGTATCCTCAATATTCTGAGACAGAAAAAGTTGATCATGTTAGAGATAAAGAATATTCTCATCTTTCATTTTCAAACCATACTTGTCTTGATTATATTGGTATTGGTCTTTTTTCTTACTCTCAAATGCAACAATATCATGATACATCAAAATCAACTCATCGAAAAACACAAGAATCTCTACCGCAGTTTTCTGATATGCCGTTTTTTAGTATATCCTGCAAAACAGGAAATTTGAAGACTTTGCTTCTTCATGGTGGAAAAGATTCCGAATTTGAGTCAGCAATGAGAAAAAGAATCATGAATTATCTTAACATATCGGAAAACGATTACTTCATGGTTTTCACTGCTAATAGAACATCGGCTTTCAAACTTGTAGCAGATtgttacaattttcaaaaaagtaGAAAGCTTTTAACAGTTTATGACCATGAAAGTGAAGCTGTGGAAGCGATGATTAGCTCGTCCGAAAAACGAGGAGCAAAAGCTATGTCAGCAGAGTTTTCATGGCCAAGGCTGAGAATTCAATCAACAAAGTTGAGGAAAATGATTGTAagtaagagaaagaagaagaaaaataagggTCTTTTTGTTTTGCCACTTCATTCAAGAGTAACAGGAGCAAGATATCCTTATATTTGGATAAGTATAGCGAAAGAGAATGGTTGGAATGTTTTGGTTGATGCATGTGCATTAGGACCGAAAGACATGGATTGTTTTGGTCTTTCACTTTTTCAACCAGATTTTCTTATATGTTCTTGTTATaaagtttttggagaaaaccCTTCTGGATTTGGTTGCCTTTTTATCAAGAAAAGTGCTACGTCGATTTTGGAAACAAATTCTTCTGTAGGAATAGTGAACCTTGTGCAAGAAAAAAAGCAGCAAGATTCGATACTTACCTTACATTTAGACGAAGAAGAACCATTTTATATGACATCTTTGTCTAGTATGATACAAACATCGCAACCTGCAAAATTCGTAGAAGGAGAATCTTCTGAGATTAAGATCGTAGAGGCACCAAGTGTGTCAAAACCATCTGAAATTTGTGAAATTGAGGAGGTGGAAAAGCAAGTTCAAATCCATGAAAAGGGTGTTAAAGAAAGTGATAAAAATGAACACTTTGATATTGAATGTAGGTGCTTAGATCAAGTGGATTCTTTAGGATTGTTACTGATCAATGATCGCGCGAGGTACTTGATAAACTGGTTGGTGAATTCGATGTTGAAGCTTAAGCATCCTAACACAGAAGGGGTTTCTCTAGTGACGATTTATGGTCcaaaagtaaaatttgataGAGGACCTGCAATTGCATTCAATATATTTGATTGGAAAGGCGAAAAAGTTGAACCTGTTCTTGTGCAAAAACTCGCTGATAGAAGTAATATTTCTATTAGTTACGGATTGTTGCATCATATATGGTTTGCAGATAAGTATGCCGATGAAAAGGGAAGAGTTCTAAAGGAgaacaaaaagaaagataacGAAAAAGTTGGAATAACTGTTGTTACTGCTGCATTAGGTTTTTTGGCTAATTTTGATGATATCTATAAGCTTTGGTGTTTTGTTGCTAGGTTTCTCGATGCTGATTTTGTCGAGAAGGAGAGGTGGAGATATACTGCTCTGAATCAGAAAACTGTTGAAGTATAG